A genomic stretch from Mycobacterium paraterrae includes:
- a CDS encoding M28 family metallopeptidase: MAIKSRAILAAAATLLLLTGGCASSNTAASTKQISAPDFAASLKGRVTADAMMAHLTKLQDIANANNNTRAVGTPGYDASVDYVVGKLRDKGFDVQTMQFDAHVFHADPGSVTVADKNYEARALEYSIGTPPEGVTGPLVAFPADGSPGCAAADYDHLQVNGAVVLVDRGTCPFSQKAGAAAQRGALAVIVADNVVEEHISGTLGETNNVKIPVVGVTKPDGAALRAGIGPATLHLTADTKNITARNVIAQTKTGSATDVVMAGAHLDSVPEGPGINDNGSGVAAVLETALQLGPSPGIHNAVRFGFWGAEELGLIGSRKYVESLDLNALKDIALYLNFDMLASPNPGYFTYDGDQSLPADKRGSPVVPEGSAGIERSLAAYLNSAGKTPQDTSFDGRSDYDGFTQAGIPAGGLFSGAENKKSADEAKLWGGAADEPFDPNYHKSTDTLDHIDRAELGINGGGVAYAIGLYAQDITGRNGVPVREDRTRHELTKK; encoded by the coding sequence ATGGCTATCAAATCAAGAGCGATACTGGCCGCGGCTGCGACTCTGCTGCTGCTCACCGGCGGATGTGCGTCGTCGAACACCGCCGCCTCGACGAAGCAGATCTCGGCCCCGGACTTCGCCGCTTCGTTGAAGGGCCGGGTCACCGCCGACGCGATGATGGCGCACCTGACCAAGCTGCAGGACATCGCCAACGCCAACAACAACACCCGAGCGGTCGGCACGCCGGGGTACGACGCAAGCGTCGACTATGTCGTGGGTAAGTTGCGCGACAAGGGCTTTGACGTCCAGACGATGCAATTCGACGCGCACGTGTTCCACGCCGACCCCGGGTCTGTGACCGTCGCGGACAAGAATTACGAGGCCCGCGCGCTGGAGTACAGCATCGGGACGCCGCCCGAGGGCGTCACGGGCCCGCTGGTCGCCTTCCCGGCGGACGGGAGCCCCGGCTGCGCCGCCGCCGATTACGACCACCTCCAGGTCAACGGTGCCGTCGTGCTGGTGGATCGGGGCACCTGCCCGTTCTCCCAGAAGGCCGGTGCCGCCGCACAACGCGGCGCATTGGCGGTGATCGTGGCCGACAACGTCGTCGAGGAACACATCTCCGGCACGCTCGGCGAGACCAACAACGTCAAGATTCCGGTGGTGGGAGTCACCAAACCCGACGGGGCAGCGCTTCGCGCGGGCATCGGGCCCGCAACCCTGCACCTGACCGCCGACACCAAAAACATCACAGCCCGAAACGTCATCGCGCAGACCAAGACCGGCTCGGCCACCGACGTCGTGATGGCCGGGGCGCACCTCGACAGCGTCCCCGAAGGGCCCGGCATCAACGACAACGGCTCCGGGGTCGCTGCGGTGCTCGAGACCGCCCTGCAACTGGGGCCGTCGCCCGGAATTCACAATGCGGTGCGGTTCGGCTTCTGGGGCGCCGAGGAACTCGGGTTGATCGGATCGCGCAAGTACGTCGAGTCACTAGACCTCAACGCGCTCAAAGACATTGCGCTCTACTTGAATTTCGACATGCTCGCGTCACCGAACCCCGGGTACTTCACCTACGACGGCGACCAGTCCTTGCCGGCGGACAAGCGCGGCAGCCCGGTGGTGCCCGAGGGCTCCGCCGGCATCGAGCGGTCGCTGGCCGCTTACCTCAACTCTGCGGGAAAAACGCCGCAGGACACGTCGTTCGACGGCAGGTCGGACTATGACGGCTTCACGCAGGCCGGCATTCCGGCCGGCGGGCTGTTCTCGGGTGCGGAGAACAAGAAGTCCGCGGACGAGGCGAAGCTGTGGGGTGGCGCCGCCGACGAGCCGTTCGACCCCAACTATCACAAGAGCACCGACACGCTGGATCACATCGATCGCGCCGAACTCGGCATCAACGGCGGTGGAGTTGCCTATGCGATAGGCCTTTACGCCCAAGACATCACCGGTCGCAACGGCGTCCCCGTGCGCGAAGACCGCACCCGCCACGAACTCACCAAGAAGTAG
- a CDS encoding anti-sigma factor RsbA family regulatory protein, translating into MHRRKFDHSALLYYSEREYVDSLVHFINDGLDHQQPVMLAIPGAKLGPVCDALGDAAKDVTTADITDFGRNPGRIIAGQHAFIDAHPDKHVRVIAEPAWTGRTEHEYLACLQHEALSNLAFSGFNVTGLCPYDASGLDDTVLGHVRLTHPQVWQNGSRTHCEEYAVDAALDRCNQPLDTHPAAVTHTVEHALDLAGARRCAERYGRLVGMAAERIADLLLVTTELATNSLDHAGGPCRLAFWYDSGFVVCEARDMGHWADPLAGRRPPTGGRNGPYGLFVVNAIADLLRTHATARGTTIHAYLLRDDPSEQVECV; encoded by the coding sequence GTGCACCGTCGAAAGTTCGATCATTCGGCGCTTCTCTATTACTCGGAGCGCGAGTACGTCGACTCGCTGGTGCATTTCATCAACGACGGGCTGGATCACCAACAGCCCGTCATGCTCGCTATCCCGGGCGCAAAACTGGGACCGGTGTGTGACGCACTCGGCGATGCCGCCAAGGACGTCACCACGGCCGACATCACCGACTTCGGCCGCAACCCCGGCCGGATCATCGCCGGTCAGCACGCATTCATCGACGCCCATCCCGACAAACACGTCCGGGTGATCGCCGAACCCGCGTGGACCGGGCGGACCGAGCATGAGTACCTCGCCTGCCTGCAGCACGAGGCCCTCAGCAACCTCGCGTTCTCCGGTTTCAACGTCACCGGCCTGTGCCCCTATGACGCCTCCGGTTTGGACGACACCGTGTTGGGCCACGTCCGGCTCACCCACCCGCAGGTCTGGCAGAACGGATCGCGCACCCACTGCGAGGAGTACGCGGTCGACGCCGCACTCGATCGCTGCAACCAACCGCTGGACACCCACCCCGCCGCGGTCACCCACACCGTCGAGCACGCCCTGGATCTGGCCGGGGCCCGCCGGTGCGCGGAACGCTACGGCCGACTGGTCGGAATGGCCGCAGAGCGGATCGCCGACCTCCTCCTGGTCACCACGGAGTTGGCCACCAACAGTCTTGATCACGCCGGCGGACCGTGTCGCCTCGCGTTCTGGTACGACAGCGGATTCGTCGTCTGCGAGGCGCGCGACATGGGCCACTGGGCGGACCCGCTGGCTGGCCGCCGGCCGCCCACTGGCGGGAGGAACGGACCCTATGGCCTATTCGTGGTGAACGCCATCGCGGACCTGCTGCGCACCCACGCCACCGCACGCGGAACCACGATCCACGCCTACCTGCTGCGCGACGATCCCTCAGAACAGGTCGAGTGCGTCTAA
- a CDS encoding SGNH/GDSL hydrolase family protein: MSRYVALGSSMAAGPGIKPSAPGAPFGSGRSARNYPHLVANQLHLDLVDVTFSGATTAHVLDERQRGAPPQIDALNGSEKVVTITIGGNDVGYVPLLMGAALPSLLRKLPSIRELLDRGAREQALAGVGDALRAVATSVCQRSPQARVIFVDYLTLLPGPGVDAAPLSPEHADLGRFVAAGLQEATATAAAATGCELVRASQASRTHHPWSSDPWTVGAGWPLPWRPAPFHPNAAGMAAVADLIVEQINHA, translated from the coding sequence GTGAGTCGTTACGTAGCGCTGGGCAGTTCGATGGCGGCCGGGCCCGGCATCAAGCCGAGCGCACCGGGCGCTCCGTTCGGGTCGGGACGGTCGGCGCGCAACTACCCCCACCTGGTCGCCAATCAGCTGCACCTCGACCTGGTCGACGTCACCTTCTCCGGGGCCACGACGGCCCACGTGCTCGACGAACGGCAGCGCGGCGCGCCGCCGCAGATCGACGCGCTGAACGGATCGGAAAAGGTCGTGACGATCACGATCGGCGGCAACGACGTCGGCTACGTGCCGTTGCTGATGGGCGCCGCGCTGCCGTCGCTGCTGCGCAAGCTGCCGTCCATCCGCGAGCTTCTCGACCGCGGGGCTCGCGAACAAGCCCTCGCCGGCGTCGGTGACGCGCTGCGCGCCGTCGCAACCTCGGTGTGCCAGCGGTCACCGCAGGCCCGGGTGATCTTCGTCGACTACCTCACGCTGTTGCCCGGACCGGGAGTCGACGCCGCCCCGCTATCGCCCGAACATGCCGACCTAGGTCGATTCGTCGCGGCGGGACTCCAGGAGGCGACCGCGACGGCCGCCGCGGCCACCGGATGCGAATTGGTACGCGCCAGTCAAGCCAGCCGCACGCACCATCCATGGTCGAGCGACCCCTGGACCGTGGGCGCGGGGTGGCCACTGCCCTGGCGCCCTGCACCATTTCATCCCAACGCCGCAGGTATGGCCGCCGTCGCCGACCTGATCGTCGAGCAGATCAACCACGCCTGA